The Pecten maximus chromosome 11, xPecMax1.1, whole genome shotgun sequence genome has a segment encoding these proteins:
- the LOC117337818 gene encoding 15-hydroxyprostaglandin dehydrogenase [NAD(+)]-like yields the protein MHIQGKVALVTGAAQGLGYAFVRALLDKGAKICFCDINTNQGEATLRELSEKYGADNVMFRRCDVTVQEEMEELFKATKDRYGRIDIVCNNAGMGGETYPQWEKVVDVNIKGMTRGSFIAFEYLRNDKGGNGGVIVNISSAAGLSVNPMSPVYCATKSAIIALSRSLAVNEEVQKCGIRVNTLCPSFADTDLVRQIAPFSLHEDDQTKSENTAKVTKFLSAHGIMTTETVAASFIELVTDETKNGAVLRVSKGKGNEYCKIEVSV from the exons ATGCATATTCAAGGCAAGGTTGCGCTGGTGACGGGAGCCGCTCAGGGTCTGGGATATGCATTTGTTAGGGCACTACTCGACAAGGGAGCGAAG ATTTGTTTCTGTGATATCAATACAAATCAAGGAGAGGCTACATTAAGAGAACTGTCCGAAAAATATGGCGCAGATAATGTCATGTTCCGGCGCTGTGACGTCACGGTACAGGAAGAAATGGAAG AGCTATTCAAGGCCACGAAGGACCGATACGGAAGAATTGACATAGTGTGTAACAATGCCGGTATGGGCGGGGAGACGTACCCACAATGGGAGAAGGTCGTCGACGTTAATATC AAAGGAATGACGAGGGGCTCTTTTATTGCTTTTGAATACCTTCGAAATGACAAGGGTGGAAATGGAGGCGTCATCGTCAATATCTCGTCTGCGGCAG GCTTGTCAGTCAACCCTATGTCACCTGTTTACTGTGCTACGAAATCTGCGATCATTGCACTCAGCCGGTCTCTAGCT GTTAACGAGGAGGTCCAGAAGTGTGGAATACGGGTAAACACGCTCTGTCCGTCTTTTGCTGATACTGACCTCGTGAGACAAATTGCACCATTTTCACTACACGAAGATGATCAGACGAAATCGGAAAACACGGCAAAAGTCACTAAATTCCTCAGCGCACATGGTATTATGAC GACAGAGACGGTAGCAGCAAGTTTTATAGAGCTGGTTACAGATGAAACAAAAAATGGTGCTGTTCTTCGGGTTTCGAAAGGGAAAGGAAACGAATATTGTAAGATTGAAGTCAGTGTATGA